In Acidobacteriota bacterium, the genomic window CATCGGCTGCGCTTCGGGCACCGACGCTCTGATCCTTGCGCTTGCCGGACTGGACATCGGTCCCGGAGATCGGGTCCTGACGACGCCATTCTCATTCTTCGCGACGGCCTCGTGTGCCTACAAGGTCGGCGCTCGTCCAAGTTTCGCCGACATCGATCCCGAAACCTTCAACCTGGATGTCGATGCCGTGGATGACGCGATCGACGGGTCGACCCGTGCGTTGCTTCCGGTCCATCTCTTCGGGCAATGCGCGGACATGACGAGGTTGACGAAACTTGCCGCGCGACACGAGTTGCCCCTGATCGAAGATTCGGCGCAGGCGCTCGGTGCGCGCTACCGACTGGACGGAGTCGAGCGACACGCCGGCGCGATGGGCGCCGTTGGCTGCTACTCGTTTTTCCCGACGAAGAACCTGGGCGGCTTTGGCGACGGCGGGATGATGGTCACCTCCGACGGCGACCTGGCCGACAAACTTCGACAACTCAGAGTCCACGGCGGCCAGCAGATGTACCGCCATCGCTGGGTCGGCTGGAACAGCCGTCTCGATGCTCTGCAGGCGGCGGTCCTTCGGATCAAGCTTCCCCACCTGGATCGCTGGTCGACGGGTCGTCGCGAGAACGCCGATCGTTATGATGCCGGACTCGCCGCCGCGGGCCTGGTGGAGAAGGGCGCCGTTCGCCTGCCGGTGCGAACCGACGACGCCTTCCCGATCTTCAATCAATACGTCTTACGGGTCGAGCGACGGGACGCGCTTCGAGACCACCTCAATCAGGCCGGGATCGGCCACTCGGTCTACTACCCGGTCGCCCTGCACCTGCAAGAGTGCTTCGCGGAACTGGACTACCGACAGGGAGAGTTCCCCGTCGCCGAGCAGGCCTGCAAGGAAGTGATCGCGTTGCCGGTCTACCCCGAGCTAGGGGCGGAACAGCAGGAGCGGGTCATCGCTGAGCTGAAGGCGTTCTACGACTAGGGCAGCAGTT contains:
- a CDS encoding DegT/DnrJ/EryC1/StrS family aminotransferase produces the protein MNVPLLDLKAQFAPIADEIRDAIDRVVRSQIFVLGEEVSSLEDEVAAYTGATHAIGCASGTDALILALAGLDIGPGDRVLTTPFSFFATASCAYKVGARPSFADIDPETFNLDVDAVDDAIDGSTRALLPVHLFGQCADMTRLTKLAARHELPLIEDSAQALGARYRLDGVERHAGAMGAVGCYSFFPTKNLGGFGDGGMMVTSDGDLADKLRQLRVHGGQQMYRHRWVGWNSRLDALQAAVLRIKLPHLDRWSTGRRENADRYDAGLAAAGLVEKGAVRLPVRTDDAFPIFNQYVLRVERRDALRDHLNQAGIGHSVYYPVALHLQECFAELDYRQGEFPVAEQACKEVIALPVYPELGAEQQERVIAELKAFYD